From the genome of Thermoplasmata archaeon:
CGAGGATGGAGGCTTTCGAGCACGATCTGAAGCTTCTCCTCCGTCGACCAGGTCTTGTGGGTCGTCATCCACCCACCCCCAGTCGGTCGGATGTCGTTCGTCCTCTTGGGACTTCGGTCTCCCCCCAAACCCCCCTCCGCCCCCCGGGCAGGTCCAACCCACGTGGTTGTACAAATCTACAGGGGTACGGGGCAGGACCACTTTCCCTACATCCCTATTCATTGATGGCCATCACCGACCGGTCGATCAGATGCCGCGGTGAGGGTAGGTTCGCAGGCCGGACGACCGTCTCCACGGCAGTTTTCGGCGGTGGCGGATAGATTACGGAGCCTTCCTGGCCGCCAACCCCGGTTGACAAGGCTCCGGCGGATTCCTAGCGGGCCCGAATCGATTTCTTGGCGCGTACCCCTGTAGATTCGGGGCCGGCCGACAGCTCTTTCGCCCGCCCCACCCATTGCATCGATCGTGCAGGAATCCCCCCGGTTCCATCTCCGCGCACGGGTTAGCACCCATGCGCACGCAGCGGTTCGCCCGATCCTCCTTCGGTACGTCGAAGGGCGAGGCTCCTTTCGGGAGACCGAGGAGTGGTTTATCGTCGAGGCGGACGTGGAGGGGCCGTCGGCTCGAGAGCTGAACCGTCGTCTCCTCAGCGAACTTCGGCGTGTCGAGAAACGGACTCGTCTCCGCTCGGAGTGGACTAGGGAGGGCGCTACCGAGACGTTCTTTGACTACGTGCCCAAGGGTGACACATCTCACCCACCCTCTGCGTAAACGTGCCGGAACCCCCATCCATTCGCAGGCAGACATCCGAATCCGATGGGCGTCCGTGCCGGCGATCGAGAATGACAGGCCTTAACCCGGGGGGTTTCTCCGAGAGCTGTGGCCATGATCAAGAGCCCCCATCGCGAGAACGGGTCGCTTATGGTCGACCAGGGTGCCTACGCCCCGCTCGGGGTCGCTCCAAACTCCGCGAGGGTTTTCCACACGGAGGCTTTCGGCTGCACGGGTCGGCCGCAGCTTCTGCTACGCCTTCTCTAATCTTGGCACCGCGTGATGCACGTCAGCCTAAGGAGCGGTAATCAACGCCCGCCACTTCTGCCCGAGTGACTGGATTCCGCCGCGCATCGCTCGATTCCCTCTCCGCGAGGACCGAGAGATGCAGCCTACCATCCGGGATCTAGCCGCCGAGCGCCCTGCGCCGACCCACCTGATCACGGAGCCCCACCCATGAGGCTCCGCACCGTGAGAGGGGTACGCTTCCCTGCAAAATGTGCGTGCGGTTGTTCGCAACGGCTCCAACCTGACCCGAACCTCGAGGTCGTCGTGGACTTCGAGACGTCCCGCCCGCGCCTCACCTACCTGCCCACGCACTCCCCGGACTACGGGAGCTACCCTAATGACCCTGTCTACCTGCCTCGCCAGGAGCTCATATACTCCCGCTGCCTTCAGGAGTCTTGAAGGGAGCCACACGTACATGCAGCTCGAGACGGATCCCCTGGGATATCTCTTGCGGAGCGACCCCGGTTTCGCCATTCTTGAGTTCCTGAACGATGGGAAGCCTCGGCCCCCCCGGGAGGTCCGCCGCGCCCTGAACTTGCACCCCCAGACTCTCAAGGAGGCGGTCGACCACCTCAACACCCTCGGCTTGGTGAGCCTGGTGGTTCCGGCCGGATCCAAGCCGCGTCGCGTCGCGCGGGGCGTGGCACTGCCGATCGAGCTTCGGGTGACGCGGAGCGGGCAGGAGGTTTTCCAGCTCACCGAGGAGGTCGCGTCTGACATCCGTTCCCGGGTCCGTCGACACGAAAAGGCCCTGCCCGTAGCCACGGTGAACCGGTGGCTGCCCGCCTGAAGCCCCTCCCGGTTGTTTTGGTCATCGGACCTACGAAGTGGCGGGCCCGGTTCCGCCCCCAGATTCCCCCGGAGGTCGAGGGAGGTCTGCCGAAGTGGTGGGCTCGTCGTGGGATTCCTGTCCCCTGGCCCGTCGACTTGAGGGCCTATCTGGCCGACGCCCTTCGCCAGGAGCATCAGCCGGCCACGATCATGGAGGCGGAATCCGCGCGACGCACCTCCTCCTTGGAGACCGGATTCTTCTTGGAGCTCGTGGAGAAGCTCCCGGTGGGACGCTTCTTCGCGTTCTGGCCTCGGGGCGCGAATCCCGCGGGGCTGCTCTGGGAGTTTCCCCTCCTGGTGGAACGTGCCGGGACCCCACCGGTCACCTCCGACACCGTCCACGTGTTCACGGAGGAAGGGGTGGGGGATTGGGATCCCGAGACTGGGCTGTTCGAGTTCAGTGAGAAAGGGTACCGAACCACCTACCAGCGGGACATCGCGCGATGCGGCTTCCAAGTCTGGAAGTGGTCCGATTATCCGACGCTCGTCGATAAGGTACGCAGGGTCGGTCGCTACTCGCCGCCGATAGAACGCCGATAGACGGCGTCAGGATGTCCGCCCATCGCTCGTTCTCCCCCCGCGAGGGCCGAGCGATACAGGATTCAGGGGGGCCGGAACGATAGTGCGGAGCTACCGGGTAGAGTCCGGCAAGGTTTATACTAACCTGTGATGTTAACATGGTGAGAAGAAGCCGGCTGACCGTTCCACTCTCGGACGAGGACCGGCTCGAGATCATGATTGAGAAGGAGGCGGGTACCGTGAAGGGCTTCGTGGTCAACTACGTAGCAACCATCAAGGGAAGAGCCCATTCGGTGGTCCGATATGACACTCGGCACGGCTTCCCTCACAAGGACATGGTCCGTTCCGATGGTAGCGTTGCTCACAAGGAGCGCATGCCCGACCTGGACGGTCACGCTCTCGTGGATCTCGCCATCGACAATCTGAAGGCGAACTGGCAGAGCTACCGACGGAGGTTCGAGCGATGAGCGAACGCAAGAAGGGCGCGGTCGAACGCCGCCTGGAAGAGGCGCGGCGATTCCTCCACACCGCCCTAGACCGCCCCGAGTTGCTCGACGCATTCCCGGAGGAGGTCTATGTTCCGTTGGGCGTGGATGTGGCTTCCCTGTTCGCCGAGGGACGCCTTGAGCTCCTGCGTCAAATCTCGCGATCAGCCGGGACGGTGGGAGAGCTTGCTCGATCCGTACACCGGAAGGTGCCTTCGGTCTCTCGAGACCTCCGGGTGCTCGAGAAGCACGGGCTGATTCGATTTCGAACGGAGGGCAAGCGGAAGTACCCCGAATTGCTTCGACACTTCGTCGTCATATCCCTGCAATCCCCCAAGGATAGTGAAAGAGGCGCCCATCAGCGTCAGATTCCCGCCTGACGAGCCCTCCGAGATCGGGCGCGAAGCCCCCTGCCCGATCGATAACGCGGTCGAGCGTTGTCGGGCCGCGTGCGACGCTTAGTTGGTCGAGCCCCGAGCGCATCTCGCGTTCCCGCCTTTGCGAGGAACGCGAGATGACGAACAGTCTTCAGTACCGAACCGCCGTGCGCCCCATGCCGACCGAACAGGGAGCCTCCCGGCTCCGCACTGTGACAGGAAATCGGTTCCCCCGCCGGTGCGCGGCCTGCACCCCGCCGATTCCGCGCGACCCGAACATCCGCCTCGTGGTCGACTTCGGCACCCGCGACCGCATCCCGCCTATCACCTCGAACACTCGCCCGACTACGGACCCTACGTTCCTCCCGACACGAGAAGCGCGGCGGGGGGTCAAAGTAGGTGTTCAGCTCTACCCTCGCCTCGGAGGTCATCGTGCCCGATGGGGCGCGGTGGTTGAAGGAGAGAGCCGAACGATGGACACGCGAAATCCAGGGAGTCACGTGGGGAACGAGGACCGGCTACACCGGCCACCTGCTCGGCGTGATGCGACGAATCGGAGAACTCGGGTTCCCCACGCCAACGTCGGCGCGGACCGTGACCCGAGAGATGATCGAGGCCTATGCGCACGACAGGGATCTCGCCCCCACTACGCGATCGGTTGGACTCTGCCTCCTGCGACTGTTCCTGAAGGCCGAGGGCGCGGCCATCGCGCGGGACGATCGGATCTGGAAGGGACCCAAGCCGGTAGCCCGTCGGAGGTTCTGGCTCACCAAGGAGGAGCTGACCGCTCTGATGAACGCGGCTCGAGGTCGGGAGCGCGTAGCGATCGCTCTCGCCGGCTTCAACGGCCTTCGTCTCGGAGAGATCTGCGGACTGCGGTTGACGGATCTGCGCATGGCCCTTCCCGAACCGAGCTTCGCGTTCTACGGGAAGTTCGGGAAGCTGAGGGACATCCCGATGTCCCGAGTCGCGTGGGGCGAGCTCGTGCCGGTCGTGGCTGCGGCGCGGTCCGACAGAGTGTGCCCGTTCGGACGGACCACGGTAGACCGCGACATCAAGCGGGCGTGCGCTCGGGCTGGACTGAGGGCCTACGCGCCGCACGATCTCCGCCGAACGTTCGGTCGGCTGAGCGTGGCATCCGGGATGAGCCTGACGGCTCTCCAGGCGATCTACGGCCATGAATCGATCGAGGACACCGCCTACTATGTGGGCCTCGACCAGGCCGAAATGCGGCGCGGGATCGACCGATTCTCCGAGTTCGTCGCAGTGGAGGTTCCCCCCGCATGACGCGATCGGGGCCCGAAGACGGCATTACGTACCGGCGTTTCTCGCCGGTACGGCCAGGTGGTGGTAGTAAGCCCCTTTCCGTTTCAGGCAGCATTCGACTGCGCGCTCTCCTCGACGGTCGGGGAATCTCTTCATCCCGTCCATTAGGGCTTGCTCCAGGGGAGTCGGCCGTTTCACCATATCCCGTCGGAGCCTCCGATGCGGCATCTTCACCGTCCCGACGGGCTGTGTCGTTTCTGCTCCGTTGCTCGGGCTCTCGCCCGGCGGGCTCCCACCCGCCCCCACGATTCCCGGAGAGGGGACTTTCCTCAGCGGTCGGCCGTTGCCAGCACGATCCACCGTCAGCTGCCCTCCACCTCCTGGCCCATGGAGATGGGTTTCTGCGGGGAAAAGCCCTTGGTAGGGTCGGTTCTTGGGCAACGCGCGCGAAGGGGGAGCGCTCTCTCAGACACGGCTACCCCCGTTGCGGCTCGCCTTCCGACCACCCAAAGGGGGAAGACCACCGAATCGGTGGCGCGGGCGATGCCCGGAGAGAAACCCGCCGAGCCGATCCTGATTCCCTGCCTCCTACTGCGTGGCGGCAACATCTGCATCCCGGGCGCGGAGGGTCCAGTCGAGCTGGATTACCGTACCGGCCCGGCGCTCGATCTCTTCGAGGTTGTAGACCGCCTGGCGGAGACGAGCTCCCGGATCTACGTTGTGGATCTGGACGGCATCGAACACGGCGCGCCCCAACTCGACTACCTCCAGGAGCTCTCGAAGAGCGCCGAGCTGTGGGTGGATGGTGGGGTTCGTCGGGCAGATCAGACGATCGACGTCATCGTCGCCGGCGCCCGACGGGTGACCCTATCGAGCGCATTCCTGCGCGGGCCCGCCGAGCTGCGACGCGCCTGGGCGCTCTCGCAGGAGATCATTTTCGAGATCGATATCAAGGGAGATCGCTTGGGGGGATCGGATCCCAGTTGGGGGACCGACGATCCTGTAGCCCTCGCCCGCATCGTGCGGGAGACGGGAGTCGCCGACGTCTTGCTCAGTTTCCGGGATGCGGACCCGGACTGGAACCTGGTCCGAGCGGTGAGCGCCGGCGGTCCGACCTGGGTCGGGGGGACCTTCGAACGACGAGATGCGGCGCAGCTCGCGCCGGCAGGCGCCGCGGGTGGGATCTACCACATCCGGGAAGAACTCGCCGAGTGGGCGAGCGGAGGAGACCACTAGTACTCATCTCGACATCCCGGTCCACTGCGCGATGATGACGACTAGAACCGGCTGAACCTCATGATGAATGATGGGCGAGCTGAGCGCACGTCAGAGACCGGCCGTCCGGGTCTTGGATTTCATGCCTCCCGGGCGCGGATGACAGGGGCCGGATGGGAGGAGTCGAACCGCTCCACCGCGGCCCGTGTTTTGTCGCTGAGCGAACCGACCGTGAAGGTTTTGGGGACTTCTCGGCGGATCGTTTGCTCGTCGTGCCCTGCGCATGAAGGCGGTTTCGTGGGGACAACGCACTAGAGGGTTGGCTCCGTATGGGCGTGCCCCTCTCGGCTCGGGATGCCTAGGAGGACGTCGTCGTAGCCCGGCGCAAGAGTTCGAGCACCTCAGCGTCCTCCACTGGCTCGAAGCTCTTGTAGAACTGTCCGACGGCGTAGAAACTCCTGGGTTCTCGCAGCACATGAAGCTCGTCGGCCTCGCGCTCGAGCCGCTGGCAGGTGTCCGGCGGGGCCACCCCCAAGGCCACCACGATACGAATCGCCCCTTGGGCGCGGACCGCTCGAATCGCCGCGAACAAGGTTCCCCCGGTGGCGGCACCATCGTCCACAACGATCACGGTTCGATCCTTCCAATCGATCCGGGGCCGCACCGATCGATAGATCTTCGCGCGCCGCTCGGTCTCTCGGAGCTCTCGGTCGATCACCGGCCGAAGCTCGACGAGTGAGTATCCTCCTTCCCGCACCCGATCCTCATCCAGCTCGAAATGGCCACCCTCCACGACCGCGCCGAGTCCGTACTCCGGGTTCCCCGGAGCCCCAATCTTGCGAACGATGAGGATATCCAGAGGAGCGTGGAGCCACCGGGCAATCTCGAATCCCACCGGGACCCCCCCGCGGGGAAGGGCAAGGACGACCGGAACCTCGGCTTGGAGATGCGTCAGCTGTCTCGCAAGCTCGGTACCAGCTTCAGTCCGGTCCTTCAGGGGCGAGGAAGGTTCACGCATTGCTTGGTTCGCCAGGTCGAAGGCACGTTCGGAGGAGGCGTACGGTAGTCTCGTACTCCGACCTGCGATAGGGATCTTCGACTATGCGACGCCGCTCGTCGGATCGGCAATCGTGCTCCTTGACGAGCCCAGAATCGCGCTCCACGCTCGATCCAAGGTACGTTCCATCATGGGCCGGGACACCCCGACGGGAGCGGAGGGCGCCCGCTCGAAACTCGAGGACGAGCCAGACGGAACAGCCGGTGGGGTGGATGAGAGGAAACATGGAGCATGGAGCGCCCCCGCAGGGATCGATGAGAACGAGAAGAGGACGGTGGCACCGACGCTCTCTTCTCCCGCGAGCTGAAAAATTCCTCCCTCAATCTCCAGGGTTCCCGTGGCTCCATACGCGAAATAGCCCGCGGGAGCGGAGATGAGCCAGGAGAAGGTCCCGTTGGGCTCGACGAGGACCACGGGCACCGATCCAGCGATCTCGTGGGTCTCGCCCGCCAGAGTGATCGTCCACGAGGCCGAGGCCGGGGTTCCACCGGTGAATGGGTAGGGCGCGAAAAGCACGAGGTAGGTGCCCCGACCGAGTTCGCTGAACGTGACGTAAACCGTTACGGACGTGCCGTTCACGGTCACGATCCCGGTCGTGGGAGTACCTTCGTAGCCCAACGCGTACACCGACCAGCCGTACGTGCCGTTCGGAGCTGGAATCGCTACCGAGGTCGAGCCGGTTCCGATACGGGCATTCGATTCGTTGCTCAAGAATGCGACCCACTCGGTTCCGATCGCGAGGCCGGCCTCGACAAAGGTGACCCCGAGGCCGGGACGAGGGGGCGGGCCGAAGGCGATCGCCTGGGTCACGTCCATGCCATCGACTACGATCGTTCCCGAGCTCGGGACCGCCGGGTAGCCCGAAGCGTTGACCGAGAACGAGTAGGTTCCGTTCGAGATCCCGGCGAACTTGATCGCCCCCGGGCCGGAGGAGTCGATGGATTCGTTGATGCCCAGGGTCCGACTGTCAAGCGTCGCCGACCATGTGGCTCCGGACGCAAGCCCGGTCTCCGTGAACGTAACCACGTAGCGGGGGGTCGGTGCTCTCGAGAAGAGTATCGGCTGGGTCACCGGGCCTCCCGCCACCTTCACCAACCCAAACTCCGGGCTCGCCGTGTAATTCGCCGCGGTGACGAAGAAGCTGTACGTCCCGTTCGGGGCCAGGAACGTGATCGTCGGCGCTGCGCTCGTCTCGCTGGTCGAGTTGAACTGAGCCGTCCAGGATGTTCCTGCTGGAAGGCCGCTCTCCGTGAACGTCACCGCATAACCGGACGGCGGGGCGAAGACGATCGCTCGTTCCACCGCATGACCACTGACGTTTATCGTCCCGTGCCCCGGTTCAGCGGTGTAGTTCGAGGTCGGGCTCCCCGCGTAAAAGTTGTACGTGCCGTTCGGCAGCGCGAACTCGATGGTGCTCCCGGACTCGAACACCTGAACCGGGAACCCGGTGCCCGTCTCCAGAGCCGAAACAAGCCACCCCGTGACCGGGGGCAGGCCCGTCTCGTTGAAGGTAACCGGGTAGGCTGGCGGCAGCACCTCCATCGCGATGGCTTCATCCAGCGCGGAGCCGTTCACCGTCATGCTCCCGAGCGCAGGGGCCGCGGTGTAGCCGGCCGGGGTGCTGACCTGGAAGGCGAATGTCCCGTTCGACTTGTCGAAGGCGATCGTCGGGTTGGTCGATGAGGTGGTCGAACCGGCCAACGTGACCGACCATATCGACCCGTTCGGAAGGCCCGACTCGGCGAAGGTGACCGTGTACGTCGGCTCCGAGCCTCCGCCACCTCTAGAGGACGACGGCATGGGAATCACTCCGGCGAACAGAAGGCCCCCGACGACCACAACGGCAACGATGACCACGAGGGTGGCCGCCAACACGCCGCCGACCCCGCGGGAGGATGCTGCGCCGCGGCCGCCACGAACGAACCTGCGGTGCCAAGCCGGTACGGTGGAGGGGCTCCGAAGTTCTGCGGAGCGATTCGGGGTCGGCATCGCTCCACAACGACACCTCCGAACCCGCTATACGTCTTCGCCGCGCTCGAAGGGCCGGCGACCAGCCTCGAGGAGATCGACCGTCCGCTGGGAGGGAATCCGAGAGCACAACCGGCCATCGGAGCCGGGGGGTCGCGCCGCGTGTACGCTGGCGATGCTCGAACACTCGAATCTACACGACCCTCGAACAGAGACGGGTGCTTCCAGAATCTAGCCCAAGGCATGGTCGGGGGAGGACGGTTAAGCCCTCCGGAACGTCCTGCTGCCGGGGCAGCAGTGGAGGCGACTCGATGAGTTCCACGGGCTCACTTCTTGCGCATCTCGAGTGCCGGGCCTGCTGCACCGAAGTACCTGCGGATCGACTCGCGACGGTGTGCCCTACGTGCGCAGGCCCGTTGTTCGCCGCGTACCGTCTAGACCACTGGGACGGACGTGGATGGAGGGAAGCGATCTCCGGTCGGCCCGCGACGTTGTGGCGCTATCGCGAGGTGCTCCCCGTGCAGTCCGTGGAATCGATCACGACCCTGGGCGAGGGGTTGACACCGATCCTCGCGCTCGGCGCCGTTCCGGAGGCGACGGAGATCGAGGTTTGGTTGAAGGATGACGGAACGATGCCGACGGGCTCGTTCAAGGCTCGGGGGATGAGCGTCGCCGTCTCCAGAGCTCGTGAACTTGGCGTCCCTCGGATGTACGTCCCGAGCGCGGGTAACGCCGGGGTCGCGCTCGCCGCGTACGCGGCGCGTGCCGGTCTGCCGGCGCGTGTCTACCTTCCCGAGGGCACCCCCGCCGCCATGGAACGGGCCTGCCGCGCGTACGGCGCCGAGGTCGTCAAGGGGGGGAGCACGATCCGCGAGGCCGGTGCGTCGGCCCGGCGGAACGAAGCCGGAGGCGGGGCCTTCGACCTTTCGACGCTGCGCGAGCCGTATCGTGCGGAAGGAAAGAAGACCATGGGTTTCGAGATCTGGGAGCAGATGGCTCCGGACGGGATGCCTGATGCGATCATCTACCCCACCGGAGGAGGAACGGGGATCGTCGGCATGTACCGGGCGTTCGTTCAGCTCCAAGCGCTCGGGCTGCTCGAGCGGCTGCCGCGACTGTACTCGGTTCAGCCGGAGAACTGTGCGCCGATCGTCCGCGCCGTGCGCGATGGGGCGAGCCAAGCCATTCCGTGGGAAGGAGCCAAGACGGTGGCCCCGGGCCTTCTCGTCCCGGCCCCGTTCGGCTCCGAGCGGATCCTCGAAGCGATCCGAGAGAGCCGAGGCGGAGGAGCTACGGTCGAAGACCGCGCGATCCTCGCGGCCGTCGGCCATCTGGCCCGTCGGCATGGGATCTCGGCGTCGCCGGAAGGTGCGGCTCCGTACGCGGCCCTTGAGATCCTGCTCCACAGCGGCGCCGTACGTCCGGGCGAGCGTGTGCTCTTGTACAATACGGGCTCCGGGATCCCGTTCCTCTCCTCACTGTAGTGTTCGGAGGGCCTTGGTCCGCTGGACTCCGGGGGCGTGCGATGCTGGGCGCCTTCTTCGAGGAGGACCGCTGCCGGCCTCGTCGAGACCAAGGCGTGAGAGGATCTTCCGGACGACGGCCTCAGAGGAGCCTCGCGCATCCACGGCGATCCCTATCTCGAAGCGTGCGACCTTCGCGTAGACCTCACGTGCGGCCTCGCGACCATGGGGCCGATGCCGTTGGGCGTCCCGCTCGATGCATACCTTCAGCGGCGCTCTCAGGGTGACGACGTGATGGAGATGATCGAGCCGACCGATCAGGTCCTCGATCTGGGATTTCCAATAGAAGTTCCCGTCGAAGATCACCGGTGTCCCGCGAGCCAGGATCTTCCGCGCGCGATCGATCGCGAAGGTGTTGGCCCTCAGGAATTCCGAGAGGCGGCCCGACTCCCACAGGCCCTGTTCGTCGAGGATCCGGTCGATGGAGACGTGCGCACCGTGGATCGCCTTCGCCAGCCTCGCCGAGACCGTGGATTTACCGACCCCGAGGGGTCCGCGGAGGATGAGGTAGAAGGCCACGATGTCGTTCCCTCGTGGGAGAGCACGGCGGAACGGCGGAATAACCTTGGCTTGCAGATCGGTCCGGCGTCGGGACCCGCGGGCCCGATCGGAGGCAGAACGCTCGGGGCGAACGGCCGTTCACGAGTCGTAGGAGTAGGCGGAGAACGATCCTCCGCCGTACCCGGAAACGCCGACGGATTGGTGGTTGGGGTTTCCCCGCATCTGGATCGGAACCAGGTTCGACAGTAGGCTCGAGTCACTGAGCGAGGAGAACACCGCGCCGGGTGGATCCAGAGTCGGCATCACGTAGAAGCCCGAACTGCCGGAGGGCGACTCGTAGATCCATTCGGCCGAAGGGAACGACGTCACTCCCGCCAGGACCGTCCACGGCGGGGCGCTGTACGTTGTGTTGAACCCGTCCTGGTTGACCGTAAAGACCGCGACGGCCCCGGAGCTGCCACCCGAGACCGCGATCGCGATCGAATCGCCAGGTGCAACCCCGAACGTTTGGGTCCAGTCGGCGAGACACACCCCGTTGCACGGGGGACCCTGGGTCCCTCCCT
Proteins encoded in this window:
- a CDS encoding threonine synthase; this translates as MSSTGSLLAHLECRACCTEVPADRLATVCPTCAGPLFAAYRLDHWDGRGWREAISGRPATLWRYREVLPVQSVESITTLGEGLTPILALGAVPEATEIEVWLKDDGTMPTGSFKARGMSVAVSRARELGVPRMYVPSAGNAGVALAAYAARAGLPARVYLPEGTPAAMERACRAYGAEVVKGGSTIREAGASARRNEAGGGAFDLSTLREPYRAEGKKTMGFEIWEQMAPDGMPDAIIYPTGGGTGIVGMYRAFVQLQALGLLERLPRLYSVQPENCAPIVRAVRDGASQAIPWEGAKTVAPGLLVPAPFGSERILEAIRESRGGGATVEDRAILAAVGHLARRHGISASPEGAAPYAALEILLHSGAVRPGERVLLYNTGSGIPFLSSL
- a CDS encoding AAA family ATPase is translated as MAFYLILRGPLGVGKSTVSARLAKAIHGAHVSIDRILDEQGLWESGRLSEFLRANTFAIDRARKILARGTPVIFDGNFYWKSQIEDLIGRLDHLHHVVTLRAPLKVCIERDAQRHRPHGREAAREVYAKVARFEIGIAVDARGSSEAVVRKILSRLGLDEAGSGPPRRRRPASHAPGVQRTKALRTLQ
- a CDS encoding HisA/HisF-related TIM barrel protein, giving the protein MPGEKPAEPILIPCLLLRGGNICIPGAEGPVELDYRTGPALDLFEVVDRLAETSSRIYVVDLDGIEHGAPQLDYLQELSKSAELWVDGGVRRADQTIDVIVAGARRVTLSSAFLRGPAELRRAWALSQEIIFEIDIKGDRLGGSDPSWGTDDPVALARIVRETGVADVLLSFRDADPDWNLVRAVSAGGPTWVGGTFERRDAAQLAPAGAAGGIYHIREELAEWASGGDH
- a CDS encoding G1 family glutamic endopeptidase, coding for MTVHASTVIAMAVIVTVAGFGLVFYEGYFAPPGETVYSQNWAGYEDGQAVGSASGTIALPSNPDWHGSGVASLWVGMGGSTFRGAPQWPFWQAGVQVSCSSGACSAQLFTEGGTQGPPCNGVCLADWTQTFGVAPGDSIAIAVSGGSSGAVAVFTVNQDGFNTTYSAPPWTVLAGVTSFPSAEWIYESPSGSSGFYVMPTLDPPGAVFSSLSDSSLLSNLVPIQMRGNPNHQSVGVSGYGGGSFSAYSYDS
- a CDS encoding helix-turn-helix domain-containing protein, whose product is MSERKKGAVERRLEEARRFLHTALDRPELLDAFPEEVYVPLGVDVASLFAEGRLELLRQISRSAGTVGELARSVHRKVPSVSRDLRVLEKHGLIRFRTEGKRKYPELLRHFVVISLQSPKDSERGAHQRQIPA
- a CDS encoding tyrosine-type recombinase/integrase codes for the protein MFSSTLASEVIVPDGARWLKERAERWTREIQGVTWGTRTGYTGHLLGVMRRIGELGFPTPTSARTVTREMIEAYAHDRDLAPTTRSVGLCLLRLFLKAEGAAIARDDRIWKGPKPVARRRFWLTKEELTALMNAARGRERVAIALAGFNGLRLGEICGLRLTDLRMALPEPSFAFYGKFGKLRDIPMSRVAWGELVPVVAAARSDRVCPFGRTTVDRDIKRACARAGLRAYAPHDLRRTFGRLSVASGMSLTALQAIYGHESIEDTAYYVGLDQAEMRRGIDRFSEFVAVEVPPA
- a CDS encoding phosphoribosyltransferase, with the translated sequence MREPSSPLKDRTEAGTELARQLTHLQAEVPVVLALPRGGVPVGFEIARWLHAPLDILIVRKIGAPGNPEYGLGAVVEGGHFELDEDRVREGGYSLVELRPVIDRELRETERRAKIYRSVRPRIDWKDRTVIVVDDGAATGGTLFAAIRAVRAQGAIRIVVALGVAPPDTCQRLEREADELHVLREPRSFYAVGQFYKSFEPVEDAEVLELLRRATTTSS